The proteins below are encoded in one region of Oncorhynchus masou masou isolate Uvic2021 chromosome 15, UVic_Omas_1.1, whole genome shotgun sequence:
- the LOC135555322 gene encoding sesquipedalian-1-like isoform X1: MKIHEKILTHYLSCTSPIDKEGYLYKKKERTSSYQRRWFVLKANLLFYQERPADRHLLGVIVLEGCAVQRCESEGGLFAFSMVFRGSGLKTYGLAAEDQLGQESWVKALLTASHCYLSLLVRDLGKQYEEAKRQAGPAESHQRTTVTGPGSMCLTQSMTYLNSCSSSFLMPGPVRREGGSHSASNVLQAPPIPSKVINKKSPKHWPKRNAHVTPINGPAPPYGEWPQVDFDPLEDFTKLHDYYGEEVKQLRADWLRRRQEEEEHLEEDLIDLSEH, from the exons ACCTCACCGATAGATAAAGAAGGATATCTCTACAAAAAG AAAGAGAGGACCTCCTCCTACCAGAGGCGCTGGTTTGTCCTGAAAGCCAatctcctgttctaccaggagcGTCCGGCAGATCGACACCTGCTGGGGGTTATTGTCCTAGAGGGCTGTGCTGTCCAGCGCTGTGAGTCTGAGGGAGGACTGTTTGCCTTCTCCATGGTGTTCAGAGGTTCAGGGCTGAAAACCTATGGGCTTGCTGCTGAGGACCAGCTGGGTCAGGAGAGCTGGGTCAAAGCCCTGCTCACAGCCAGCCACTGTTACCTTTCACTGCTGGTCAGAGACCTGGGGAAGCAGTACGAAG AGGCTAAACGCCAAGCTGGCCCTGCTGAATCCCATCAACGAACCACTGTGACTGGTCCAGGCTCAATGTGCCTTACCCAATCCATGACTTACCTGAACtcatgctcctcctccttcctcatgcCAGGAccagtgaggagagaagggggaagccACAGTGCCAGTAATGTATTACAAGCCCCTCCAATCCCCAGCAAAGTCATCAATAAGAAGTCCCCTAAGCATTGGCCCAAGAGAAACGCACATGTCACACCTATAAATGGACCAGCACCACCATATGGGGAATGGCCACAAGTGGACTTTGATCCTCTAGAGGATTTCACCAAGCTACATGATTACTATGGAGAGGAGGTGAAGCAGCTGAGAGCTGATTGgctgaggaggaggcaggaggaagaggagcaccTTGAGGAGGATCTCATTGACCTGAGTGAACACTGA
- the LOC135555322 gene encoding sesquipedalian-1-like isoform X2: MKIHEKILTHYLSCTSPIDKEGYLYKKKERTSSYQRRWFVLKANLLFYQERPADRHLLGVIVLEGCAVQRCESEGGLFAFSMVFRGSGLKTYGLAAEDQLGQESWVKALLTASHCYLSLLVRDLGKQYEGPVRREGGSHSASNVLQAPPIPSKVINKKSPKHWPKRNAHVTPINGPAPPYGEWPQVDFDPLEDFTKLHDYYGEEVKQLRADWLRRRQEEEEHLEEDLIDLSEH, from the exons ACCTCACCGATAGATAAAGAAGGATATCTCTACAAAAAG AAAGAGAGGACCTCCTCCTACCAGAGGCGCTGGTTTGTCCTGAAAGCCAatctcctgttctaccaggagcGTCCGGCAGATCGACACCTGCTGGGGGTTATTGTCCTAGAGGGCTGTGCTGTCCAGCGCTGTGAGTCTGAGGGAGGACTGTTTGCCTTCTCCATGGTGTTCAGAGGTTCAGGGCTGAAAACCTATGGGCTTGCTGCTGAGGACCAGCTGGGTCAGGAGAGCTGGGTCAAAGCCCTGCTCACAGCCAGCCACTGTTACCTTTCACTGCTGGTCAGAGACCTGGGGAAGCAGTACGAAG GAccagtgaggagagaagggggaagccACAGTGCCAGTAATGTATTACAAGCCCCTCCAATCCCCAGCAAAGTCATCAATAAGAAGTCCCCTAAGCATTGGCCCAAGAGAAACGCACATGTCACACCTATAAATGGACCAGCACCACCATATGGGGAATGGCCACAAGTGGACTTTGATCCTCTAGAGGATTTCACCAAGCTACATGATTACTATGGAGAGGAGGTGAAGCAGCTGAGAGCTGATTGgctgaggaggaggcaggaggaagaggagcaccTTGAGGAGGATCTCATTGACCTGAGTGAACACTGA